CATCTGGCCCTGCTTGGTGACCAGCCGCCCGCGCATGCCGACCTTACCGTCCTCGCCATAGACGCTGCCCTGGATCTTCACTTCCAGCGTGGCGCCGTCGGTACGCACGCAGGACAGGCTCTCGGTGCGCAGGTAGGCGCGCTCGGAACTGATGTCGCCGTAGCCGGCCGCGATCACGAAGCACTCGCGGTATTCGGCGCGAAAGCGGTTGGGCAGGACCGAGTTGTCTGAAAGGCGGATCAGGACCGGGTGGGGATTGGACTGGGACTGGCCGCCGGTCGGCGCATCCAGCCCGCCCAGCAGCGTGCCGCGGGTAAAACTCACCGGCAGGAAGGTGGCGACGGTCCGGGCAAGCGCTTGCGACGTGCTGCCCGAGGCCGGGTCCGGATTGACACCGGTGTTCGCGACCGGCGCGCCGGTGCCGGCGCGGGATCGGTCCGCGACGGTGATGCGCGTGATCGCGGGTTGCGGCGCCGCCAGCGGTGTCGAGAGCAAGGCGTCGCCCGGGGCGCCGCTGGGCATCGCGCCGGTGGGCGATCCTTTGGAAGGCGGCGGGGCCGTGGGCAGGCTCGCCGGCGGCGGTGGGGCGGTCGGCGTGGTCGCAACGGGGGTGGGCGCCCCCGGGGTGGCGGCCGCTTGCTGAGCCGAGGTGAGCCGCTGTTCCAGGTCCGCGAAGCGCTGCATGGTCTTCGCTTCGAAGGCTTGGGCGTTCTTGTTGAGCCGTCCTTGCTCTTCACGTTCGTTCTCGTACTGGGCGAGCTTGCGTCCGGCCGTGCCGACCCACTGATCCACCGGATTGACCTGGCCGCCGGGTGGCATCACGCCGATGTTGGTGACCGCACTCGGTTGCCCGGCGGACGCTTGGGCGGCGCCGGTCTTCGGAGGGTTGCCGGTGAAGGCGAAGATCAGCCAGAGCAGCCCGACTCCGCCGGCCAGGAGCGTGCCGAACATGGCGTATTGGCGTTGCCCGGGGGAAAGGTGCTGCATCACTGGCTGCGAAAGGCGTTGCGGCAGGCCGCGCAGGGACAGGAAGGGCTGTTGTGGCGTGATCATGGCGCCTCTCCTCGGCGGATCACCAGGACGCTGGTGCTCTCGCCGGGGCGCAGGTTGTGCTGCTCGATACTGACGCCGGTGACGACGCCACCGGTTGACTATTGGGGCGATCGAACTCCGGTTCGGCCAGCACCATGGGGGCATTGCTGACGTTCTGCAGCAGGTACTTCTCGCCGATCAGGCCACGTCCTTCGTACTGACGCACCAGCGAGAAGCGCGCCTGGGTCCACAGTGGGACCGAGCGCGGGGTCTCTTCGACCCGGACGTCGGGCGGCACCCGATCCGAAGCCATCGCCACCAGCAGCGCCTTCATCGCGCGGACCGGGTTGGGTGACGGACCGGCCCCTTGGGCCGCTGTGGCTGGCTTCAACGCCCTGAGCGTCCTGTCGCGGATGACGATGGTGTCGGCTGGGGTATCCGCGCGGCGCAACAGCAGCGTGTAAGTGGTGCTCGCCGACGAGACGAACAGGTTGATCGGTTTCACGGAATCGCCGACCGGGCGAACGTAGATTTCGCCCTTGTCGCGGTCGCACTCCAGCACGATCTCACCGGCCGGATTGATCGCCGAACTGATGCCGCCGCCGGGCGCCGTGCTGCTCATGCCCGGCGTGGCGGGAAGGGCCGTCGCTGCACCGCAATGACTCGAATGGATGTTGCCGAACACGTCGGTGATCGGCGCCCCGTCGATGCGGATGCGGGTCGGCTCCTTGATCGACACGATGGCTTCGACCGACACGCCGTCGCTGGCCTCGACGATCTGCAGCGCTTGGGCGGGCACGGCCGTCAAGGTGGCGATGGCGGCCGTTGCAGTGATGGCGGCACTCATCGCCCATCCGTGCCGAGGCACAAGGACGAACCGATGCGGGGATCGGGCTTGGGTTGGTTCAGTTGCCGGCATTGGGTATCTCCTTGAAACTCTTCAAATGCATGCGCGCACCGGCGTAGCTGAACTCGACCCGATAGGCCTTGAGGTCGTTGGCGGTCTCGAAGCCGTTGACCAGGGTGCGCAGGCGGCCGCGAATGACGATGCTCTGGCCTTCTTCGCTGGGTACGAGCTGCTGGGGCGCGAACACGGTGGCGGCGTTGATGCGCTTCAAGCGTTCGGCCTCCACTTCCTGCCGCGTCTTGAGCGGGCCGTACTGGTCGGTTTCGACATAACCGAGCAGGATGTCCTTCTTCCAGTCGATTGAGGCCGGCGTCACGTCGAGCACCAGCCAGGCGATGAAACTGCCCATCTGCTCGAGGTATTCGTTGCTGGCCTGGTCGCGGGTGACCCAGAAGGTTTTGTTGAGCGAAGGGGGTACGACCACGGTGCGCACCGTCCCGAGCAGGTTGAGGATCACCACCAGGGCGAGGATCTGGCCGGCAGCGAGCGCGCCGACCGCCAGGCCCAGCCCGCGATTGCGCCGCCGCATCTCCTTGATGTCGCCGTTGAGTCGTTCGAAGTCCATGGGCTTTCTCCCTGCTAGCCGACCATGCGGCGGATGTGCGACGGCGGCGTCGCGCGCATGGCGGTCATCGGACTGGCGGGTAGATGCCAGTACAGCCAGTGGATGGCGAAGGCCGGGTGCTTGTCCGCCTTGAGGCGCGAAATCCAGCGCGAGACGAAGATGCCCATCGCCATGCAGACGGCGAAGGACAGCCTGCTGCCGGACAGGTAGCCGACGAAGAACATGAACAGGATCGGCGCGGCGACATCGACATCCCAGAAGCCGATCTTCCATTGGTCATCGAGACGCCGCGGGATATAGGTGTCCGCTTGCATATCGGTCTCCTGGGTGTCGATGCCGCTGGTTCAGATCACCGCGCCCATGATCGCGCCGGCGATCACGAGACCCACGGCGGCGAAGATGGCGAGGCCGACGTAAAACAGGACCGGGCCGAAGTTGCGTAACGCGGAGAGCGAGATGAGCGCGACCACGAAACCGACGAATCCGACCAGGGCCTTGATTCCCGGTCCGAGCGCGGCGATCTGGGTCAGGGCCGAGGTGAGCGGTCCGGTGATGCCGGTGAAGGCGACCAGGTCCAGGGCGTAGCCGGGAAGAGCGGTGCCGAGGCCGACGACGATCATCGCCAGCAGCATCGCGACGGTCATCGGTTTGCGGGTGGCGACGCGGGGGGAAGAAACAAGGACTGCAGTGTTCATGAAAACCTCCGGGCATGGGTGGAGCGTTGAAAGTCGGATAGGGGTGGAAAGGCGGGTGTGCGTACGGACGCGCCTGCGGGTGGGAGCGCGAGCGCTCGACGGGTGAAAGACTTCGATGTGAGCGGGCGACCGGCGCAGCGTCACGGCAGGATCTCGTCGCTCATCTGAAAGACCACCTCGACCCGCCGGTTCTGCGTGCGGCCGGCCACGGTGTCGTTCGAGGCGATGAAGCAGCAGGCCCCGCGAGCCTGCAGCGTCAGCGTCGCGGCCAGCGTCGGATGGGTCTTGCGGAGGTGGTCGCGAACCGTGATGGCGCGGGCGAGGGCCAGCGATTCATTGAAGGCCAACGGCCCTGTACTGTCGGTGCGGCCGACGATCTTGATGCGGCGCACGTGGAGAGGGTCGCCCATGGCCCCGTTCAGTTTGGCGCGCGCGGCGTGGCTCAGCTGGGCGCTGCCCAGGCCGAACTGCACGATGACCGTGCGCGAGCTTTCCGCCTCCGTCGCAGGGTCTTGCGCCAAGGGTGCGGGGGCGACGGATTCGGCCGGGGTGACTGCGGCTTCGCGCCCGATCGGCTGGCTGGGCTTCTCCAGCGCGAGCGTCTTGGGTGTGCGGGTCGGGCATGCCGGGGGCACGCACTTCGCGAACTTGGTCCGGCGGCCGAAGTCGAGCTGTGCCAACTGCGCAGGCGTCCCCGCGTGCATCCCCAATGTGGGCTCGGCCGGCACCGACGTGCGAAACAGGCTGCACGACGATGCGAGGGCGGTACAACTGGCGACCAGACCGAGCGCAGCGACGCGGCGCAGGAAGTGAGCTGTCATGGCGAGACCCTCACCGATATCAGGGCGGGAATCGTTGTCGCCGTCGATACCAAGTGTTTGCCAAACTGCGCGCTGCGTTGTGCGGGTAACTGGCGGTACACCCGCCAGGCGTATTGAGCGCGGGCCTCGATGCAGTCCTTGCCCTTGAGTTGCGAGCAGGCCGCGTTGTAGGCGCCGACGGCATCCCACGTCGCACCCCGCCGAGAAAAGCTGTCGGCCAGCAGCCATGCGCCGACCCGGATGTTGGTGCAGGGATCAAAGAGATCGGCTTCCTTGATACCGTGACGGGACAGGGTCCGCAGGTGGCCGCTGTTGATCTGCATGAGGCCGATGTCGTAGGACCCGGTGCGCCGGAGGTGCGAGCGGTTGACCGCCTGGGGGTTCAGGCTCGACTCGACCCGGGCAACGGCATAGAGCAGGTCGGCCGAAATGCCGTAGCGCTGGGCCGCCTCCTCCCAGCAGGCCCGTGCCCAGGCGGGCGCGGTCGCCAGGACAGCCAAGGCAGCCAGACCGGCAAAGTACAGCGGCAGACGCATGAGTCACCTCTCCAACGAAACCGGAACGACCCGCCTGGGGGCGGGCAGCGAGGGTTGGGGCCGTCGGCGGTGCGCGGACGGTCAGGGTCGGGTTCGGGTAGGTCCGGCGTTTAGCCGGGCAAGGTGACGGTGAGCGAGCGGGTCAGAAGCGGGTGGCATGCACGTCTATGTGACGCTGGGACAGCGCTTTAGTCATGCAGAGTTCAACCCGGTGCGGCTTCACGTCCGAAATGGGAGCGTTCCGCCATGTTGCGGCGGGCCTGCCGCAGGACGCTGCTGCCCGAGTTGTCTTGCGCCCGGCACAGGGCAACGCAGGCGGTCGTTAGTTGGTCGAGTTGAAACTTTGGATTGGGGTGCCGATTGGCCGGTGAGCGTTGCAGGTCGAGCAGCAGCTGGTATTGGCTTCGCCACATCGATTCGCGGCGGCGCGGTGTCTGGGGCGGGCGCAGTACCAATTCGGTACCCAGGAACTGGAAGATACGAACCGGCGCATCGTGGTGGGCGAAGACCAGGGAGACGCTGGCGCTGATGAGATCGGGGAAGCGGAAAGTTGGCGCCACATTGTCGTCACTACGCAGCAGGCGGTAGAGCCAGTCGTGTTCTTCGAGCCACAAGCGAGTCTCGATGACGTCCTGCAGTTCCGCATCTCTTGTGCGGACCCTAGCGTTGTCCTGTCGCAGCGTCTGCGTAGTGATGGTCATGGCGCTTACCTCAGTTCATTGGCGGCGTAGTGCGCTTGCGAGCGCATGACTGAAGAGTAGGCAGTCGTGGTCCTAGTGTCTCCCGAGAATGGCGTTATTAGGCGGGGGATTTCGGAATCAGATTACCCGGAATTCAATGTCGAGAGCTGCGCTAACCCGGGTGCCCTCGTCGTGCTCCGTGCCCACGGAAAATCACTTCCTGAAACGACTAGACTGATGATGGTCATCAAAACAATATACGTCAGTCGGAGAATTGATTATGATGGTGCGGACTGCCATTGAACCCTCATCCATGCCTTCTTCATCGCCTACGATTCATCTTGCGACGCTGAGCCAAGCGCAGCGCGAGCGACTGGCCTTTATTGAAGTGAAGGTCTATTTCTGTGGCGAGGTTCGGCGTGCCGATATCGAAAATCGGTTTGGAATTGCGCCGGCAGCTGCAACTCGTGACCTGACGACGTATCGGACTTTTGCGCCGCGCAATTTGAGTTACGACATGAGCGCCAAGTTGTATGCGCTCGGTGACCGCTTTAGCCCGCTATTCGAACTGTCAGCCGAGCGCGCGCTTGCCTGGCTCCGCCTAGGAATTGGGGATGGCGTCTATCAACCAGGAAAGGGATTTTTGCCCACAGATGGTGCTGGTTTGTTGGCTCCGCCACCCCTCGACAAACTCGCCTCGTTAGCGCGCGCTGTTCATCAAGGGCAAGCGACCCGTGTTTCCTATCTTTCCCTGTCGTCGGGATCTTCTCAGCGCGTGATTGTGCCGCTTGCGTTGGTCGATAACGGTACGCGCTGGCATGTGCGTGCTTATGACCGAAAGAATGCTCGCTTCGGGGACTTCGTGGTCAATCGGATTGGCAAGGTTCAGCCTTTGTCCGATCGTGTTGAGGAACATGAAACGCTTATCTCGGATATCCAATGGAATCGAATAGTCGAGCTGGAATTGCTCCCCCACCCTGGGATTGCGCACCCAGAGGCCGTTGTCGCCGACTATGGCATGGTTGACGGCGTACTTCGTGCCAAGGTTCGCGCTGCTGTTGCGGGATATGCGCTTCATCGATGGCAGGTTGACTGCTCGGCGGATCATTCCTTGCCAGCGAACTCTCATCATCTTTGGCTGCACAACACGCCAACGTTGTATGCGGTCGAGAGTGCCATTCTCGCGCCAGGCTACCACCGCGTTGTATGACAGCCATTTTGCCGCACTTCGAAGCTTCCAACGCGTCCACGCCAGAAGTGCTGACCACGGGCGATTCCATGAGGTCTCGGTATGAAGCATCTTGACCTTCTCAACGAGTTCAATACCTCGCTGGCTCAGCTCGCAGTTGAGATCGAAACGTCGTCTGCGATGCAGCTATATGACATTAACAAGGTTTCCGAGAACCTCGTTCTTGGGTTGATCCGCGAACTCTTTGGTTGGAACCAGTTGCGCAATCTGAATACTGACGAGAAGACCAATTTCCCAGGGATTGACCTTGCGGATGACAACGCAAGAGTCGCGATCCAGGTTACGTCCACTTCTGGGTTGGATAAGATCAAGAATTCGATCGAGACATTTCGATCATATCGACTCAATGAGCGGTACGACCGCTTGATTGTTTATGTGCTTACGCGCAAACAGGGGAGCTATTCACAAGCGGCCCTGAACCGCGCGACCGAGGGAGCCATCGATTTCATCGCTGACCGCGATGTGATGGATTATCGAGACCTTGCATCTCGGGCTGTGAACGCAAATCCAAGACAACTCCTCGCCGTGTTGGAAGTTCTTCGCAGCTACCAACGCGGCGGCGTCTCGAGTGGGCTTGCCGAGGCTGATTTCGATCCGCCGACCTCTGTGTTCGAAAAGGTGAATCTCAACCTCCTGGAAGTTTATTTCCCTTCGACGATTTATGTAGCCGATCTTCGTGCCGATGACGGGAAGCGGCAAGGAAAACGCCATAGAAACGAACGTAAGGTGGTCCGTGAGATTTTGACCAGCCTCAATCTTCGTGCCCCGTCCGATTACGAAGTCAATGCCAATCGGCTCATTACATTTCATGCACTCGATGACGAGCATGGGCCATTCGCGAAACTCATCGAAAGCGGCACGGTCACGCCGCTCGGTTCGAGGGAGTTCTACAGTATTGATGACGATCACGAGCGCATATTCAAATCGTTGCTAAGGTTCTCTCTGCAGCAGAAGCTCTTCAAGCACGGGGTGCATTGGA
The nucleotide sequence above comes from Betaproteobacteria bacterium. Encoded proteins:
- a CDS encoding lytic transglycosylase domain-containing protein: MRLPLYFAGLAALAVLATAPAWARACWEEAAQRYGISADLLYAVARVESSLNPQAVNRSHLRRTGSYDIGLMQINSGHLRTLSRHGIKEADLFDPCTNIRVGAWLLADSFSRRGATWDAVGAYNAACSQLKGKDCIEARAQYAWRVYRQLPAQRSAQFGKHLVSTATTIPALISVRVSP
- the traE gene encoding type IV conjugative transfer system protein TraE, which encodes MDFERLNGDIKEMRRRNRGLGLAVGALAAGQILALVVILNLLGTVRTVVVPPSLNKTFWVTRDQASNEYLEQMGSFIAWLVLDVTPASIDWKKDILLGYVETDQYGPLKTRQEVEAERLKRINAATVFAPQQLVPSEEGQSIVIRGRLRTLVNGFETANDLKAYRVEFSYAGARMHLKSFKEIPNAGN
- a CDS encoding OmpA family protein, which encodes MTAHFLRRVAALGLVASCTALASSCSLFRTSVPAEPTLGMHAGTPAQLAQLDFGRRTKFAKCVPPACPTRTPKTLALEKPSQPIGREAAVTPAESVAPAPLAQDPATEAESSRTVIVQFGLGSAQLSHAARAKLNGAMGDPLHVRRIKIVGRTDSTGPLAFNESLALARAITVRDHLRKTHPTLAATLTLQARGACCFIASNDTVAGRTQNRRVEVVFQMSDEILP
- a CDS encoding WYL domain-containing protein; the protein is MPSSSPTIHLATLSQAQRERLAFIEVKVYFCGEVRRADIENRFGIAPAAATRDLTTYRTFAPRNLSYDMSAKLYALGDRFSPLFELSAERALAWLRLGIGDGVYQPGKGFLPTDGAGLLAPPPLDKLASLARAVHQGQATRVSYLSLSSGSSQRVIVPLALVDNGTRWHVRAYDRKNARFGDFVVNRIGKVQPLSDRVEEHETLISDIQWNRIVELELLPHPGIAHPEAVVADYGMVDGVLRAKVRAAVAGYALHRWQVDCSADHSLPANSHHLWLHNTPTLYAVESAILAPGYHRVV
- the traL gene encoding type IV conjugative transfer system protein TraL, coding for MQADTYIPRRLDDQWKIGFWDVDVAAPILFMFFVGYLSGSRLSFAVCMAMGIFVSRWISRLKADKHPAFAIHWLYWHLPASPMTAMRATPPSHIRRMVG
- a CDS encoding conjugal transfer protein TraB, with the translated sequence MITPQQPFLSLRGLPQRLSQPVMQHLSPGQRQYAMFGTLLAGGVGLLWLIFAFTGNPPKTGAAQASAGQPSAVTNIGVMPPGGQVNPVDQWVGTAGRKLAQYENEREEQGRLNKNAQAFEAKTMQRFADLEQRLTSAQQAAATPGAPTPVATTPTAPPPPASLPTAPPPSKGSPTGAMPSGAPGDALLSTPLAAPQPAITRITVADRSRAGTGAPVANTGVNPDPASGSTSQALARTVATFLPVSFTRGTLLGGLDAPTGGQSQSNPHPVLIRLSDNSVLPNRFRAEYRECFVIAAGYGDISSERAYLRTESLSCVRTDGATLEVKIQGSVYGEDGKVGMRGRLVTKQGQMLANALLAGVVSGIGQGLATSSTEYSTSALGTVASASGAEAYRAGLGSGVGKALDRLAQYYIKLAENTFPVIEVDAGRDVDVVITKGVRIDVPMTAGDPSSARLAHSPNFPNTPETRYLETSDDGNY
- a CDS encoding SMEK domain-containing protein; this encodes MKHLDLLNEFNTSLAQLAVEIETSSAMQLYDINKVSENLVLGLIRELFGWNQLRNLNTDEKTNFPGIDLADDNARVAIQVTSTSGLDKIKNSIETFRSYRLNERYDRLIVYVLTRKQGSYSQAALNRATEGAIDFIADRDVMDYRDLASRAVNANPRQLLAVLEVLRSYQRGGVSSGLAEADFDPPTSVFEKVNLNLLEVYFPSTIYVADLRADDGKRQGKRHRNERKVVREILTSLNLRAPSDYEVNANRLITFHALDDEHGPFAKLIESGTVTPLGSREFYSIDDDHERIFKSLLRFSLQQKLFKHGVHWKHEDGLFVFMPLKDNDLLREETWVGQKTSTRRVFERKLNKNDPNKLFVCKHFAFGADFVRADDGWYIALTPDWFFSYGDDFRRSAYADESISWLKRKEVNRTVSDHFRFLTSWLGALDQDDLFSVTAGPASTMTFGNAVSFGNHPALDDDAWLPLRDLVEDEDTSPIKGLFDTP